The following are from one region of the uncultured Hyphomonas sp. genome:
- a CDS encoding NAD(P)H-dependent glycerol-3-phosphate dehydrogenase, with protein MTTHFKKFGVIGGGAWGTAIAQMLTRDGQDVLIWCRETDVAEAINTAHENTAFLSGVALKPALKATSDLSDLAGMDAVFAVAPAQHTRATLKALKGTLKPGTPVVLCSKGIELASGEFMTQVLKDELPDAVPAVMSGPSFAIDVARGLPTAVTFAIEDETLGTELIAAISTPTFRPYLAHDLLGAEIGGAVKNVLAIACGIALGKGLGRSAHAALIARGSAEMTRLALKLGAERETLAGLSGLGDLVLTCSSETSRNMSCGMALGKGETLESIMGARNAVTEGVATAPVLKKLAAEHGVEMPICDAVAAVIEGEISVDEAIVRLLMRPNRAEAVTA; from the coding sequence ATGACAACGCATTTCAAGAAGTTCGGCGTGATTGGCGGCGGGGCCTGGGGCACCGCCATCGCACAGATGCTGACCCGTGACGGGCAGGATGTGCTGATCTGGTGCCGCGAAACAGACGTCGCCGAGGCGATCAATACCGCACACGAGAACACAGCCTTCCTGTCCGGTGTCGCGCTGAAACCGGCCCTGAAAGCCACGAGCGACCTCTCAGATCTCGCCGGCATGGACGCGGTGTTTGCCGTCGCCCCGGCGCAGCACACCCGCGCCACGCTGAAGGCGCTGAAAGGCACGTTGAAGCCCGGTACGCCGGTCGTCCTCTGCTCCAAGGGGATCGAGCTGGCGAGCGGCGAGTTCATGACGCAGGTGCTGAAAGACGAGCTGCCGGACGCCGTACCGGCCGTCATGTCCGGCCCGAGCTTCGCCATCGATGTCGCCCGCGGCCTGCCCACGGCCGTTACCTTTGCGATAGAGGACGAGACCCTCGGCACCGAATTGATCGCCGCGATCTCCACCCCGACCTTCCGGCCCTATCTGGCGCATGACCTGCTGGGCGCCGAAATCGGCGGCGCGGTGAAGAATGTGCTGGCCATCGCCTGCGGCATCGCCCTCGGCAAGGGGCTCGGCCGCTCGGCCCATGCCGCCCTGATTGCCCGTGGCAGCGCGGAGATGACCCGGCTGGCCCTGAAGCTCGGCGCGGAGCGGGAAACCCTGGCGGGCCTGTCCGGCCTCGGCGACCTCGTTCTGACCTGCTCCTCGGAGACCAGCCGCAATATGAGCTGCGGCATGGCGCTCGGCAAAGGCGAGACGCTGGAGAGCATCATGGGGGCGCGCAACGCAGTTACCGAAGGCGTCGCCACCGCCCCGGTCCTTAAGAAGCTGGCCGCGGAACACGGCGTGGAAATGCCGATCTGCGATGCGGTCGCCGCTGTGATCGAAGGCGAGATCAGCGTCGACGAGGCCATTGTCCGCCTGCTGATGCGGCCGAACCGGGCCGAAGCCGTGACCGCCTGA
- a CDS encoding acetyl-CoA acetyltransferase, which produces MAKGDLPVLVGVGQSLSQWDGTAGPAGAPSPLSLMVDASKAALADTGAAGIAGAIDTLAVVRIFEDSVRGAPHPHGHNTNLPGTLARDIGASPAHLIYETVGGQSPQALVNEMAAKVFEGEIECALISGSEANRASKGARRNGVEINWADEADAEYEDRGTGPMMLSREEIKHGIIAPAYFYAMFENAIAAREGRSRSEHRKAMAELFQPFTAVAAKNPWSQFPVEHSVEFLSTPSKGNYEYADPFLKWFIAQDAVNQGAAAIVMSASKADELGIAEDKRIYLHGAGEGSDDFISVRPQLDGSFAMEAAISRALDQSGKTAADMAHFDLYSCFPCAVFSSTQALGVDWKTDKRPLTLTGGLPFFGGPGNNYSLHGIAEMVAKLRGDTGAFGLVLANGGWMTKEAVGVYSAAKPAEFKPVARYARPTEEIDVCSEDCVAKLETFTVTHGKEGPNKGIIFARLPDGRRALANASPAALAVLREDASPVGRSVKITVEGETGTFDFA; this is translated from the coding sequence ATGGCCAAAGGGGATCTTCCTGTACTTGTCGGCGTGGGGCAAAGCCTCAGCCAGTGGGACGGCACAGCCGGGCCAGCCGGGGCACCTTCCCCGCTGTCGCTGATGGTGGATGCGTCCAAGGCAGCGCTGGCCGACACCGGCGCGGCGGGCATCGCAGGCGCGATCGACACGCTGGCCGTGGTTCGCATCTTCGAGGATTCCGTGCGCGGCGCCCCTCACCCGCATGGACACAACACGAACCTGCCCGGCACGCTGGCACGCGACATCGGCGCGTCCCCTGCGCATCTGATCTACGAAACGGTCGGCGGCCAGAGCCCGCAGGCCCTCGTCAACGAAATGGCCGCGAAAGTCTTCGAAGGCGAAATCGAGTGCGCGCTGATCTCCGGCTCCGAAGCAAACCGCGCCTCCAAGGGCGCGCGCCGTAATGGCGTGGAGATCAACTGGGCGGACGAGGCGGACGCCGAGTATGAAGATCGCGGCACCGGCCCGATGATGCTGAGCCGCGAAGAGATCAAGCACGGCATCATCGCCCCGGCCTATTTCTACGCCATGTTCGAAAACGCCATCGCCGCCCGCGAAGGCCGCTCACGCAGCGAACATCGCAAAGCGATGGCGGAGCTGTTCCAGCCCTTCACCGCTGTGGCGGCGAAGAACCCCTGGTCACAATTCCCGGTGGAACATTCGGTCGAGTTTCTCTCGACGCCGTCCAAGGGGAACTATGAATATGCTGATCCGTTCCTGAAATGGTTCATCGCACAGGATGCTGTGAACCAGGGCGCCGCCGCCATCGTGATGAGCGCGTCCAAGGCCGATGAACTTGGCATCGCGGAAGACAAGCGCATTTACCTGCACGGCGCGGGCGAAGGCTCTGACGATTTCATCTCCGTCCGTCCTCAGCTCGATGGCTCCTTCGCCATGGAAGCTGCGATCTCCCGTGCGCTGGACCAGTCCGGCAAGACGGCCGCAGACATGGCGCATTTCGATCTTTATTCCTGCTTCCCCTGCGCAGTGTTCTCATCAACCCAGGCATTGGGTGTCGACTGGAAAACCGACAAGCGCCCGCTGACGCTGACCGGCGGCCTGCCCTTCTTCGGTGGCCCGGGCAACAATTACTCCCTGCACGGAATTGCTGAAATGGTTGCAAAGCTGCGCGGCGACACCGGGGCCTTCGGCCTCGTGCTGGCCAATGGCGGCTGGATGACTAAAGAAGCCGTCGGCGTCTACTCGGCTGCCAAGCCGGCAGAATTCAAGCCGGTGGCCCGCTATGCCCGCCCGACCGAAGAAATTGATGTGTGTTCAGAGGATTGCGTCGCCAAGCTCGAAACTTTCACCGTCACGCATGGCAAGGAAGGCCCGAACAAGGGCATCATCTTCGCCCGCTTGCCGGATGGCCGCCGCGCCCTCGCCAATGCCAGCCCGGCGGCCCTCGCCGTGCTGCGCGAAGATGCGAGCCCCGTCGGCCGCAGCGTGAAGATCACGGTGGAGGGGGAAACCGGCACATTCGACTTCGCCTGA
- a CDS encoding enoyl-CoA hydratase-related protein gives MAYECFEVTIEDKIAHIRMNRPEALNTMNKAFWNELPEIIHDIDNNARARVIVISSTGKHFSGGMDTTVFTGDRDAPKHDRYIMAEALRSNIKHIQHSFSCMEEARMPVLFALHGGVIGGAVDMISAGDIRWCTKDAFFSIMETNIAMTADVGTFPRLQRYIPEGWAKQMAYTGMRLPAAKAKEIGLVNDVFDTHEEMMDAVMGVAREIAANSPLAVTGCKVLINYGRDHSTADTLDYIGVWNAAMFPPPHMAEAFKARMEKREADYPDLSELRDTAM, from the coding sequence ATGGCTTACGAGTGCTTTGAGGTCACCATCGAAGACAAGATCGCCCACATCCGGATGAACCGGCCCGAGGCGCTGAACACAATGAACAAGGCGTTCTGGAACGAACTGCCGGAGATCATCCACGACATCGACAACAATGCCCGCGCCCGGGTGATCGTGATCTCCTCCACCGGCAAGCATTTCTCCGGCGGCATGGACACGACCGTCTTCACCGGCGACCGCGATGCGCCCAAGCATGACCGCTACATCATGGCCGAGGCCCTGCGTTCCAACATCAAGCATATCCAGCACAGCTTCAGCTGTATGGAAGAGGCGCGCATGCCGGTTCTGTTCGCCCTGCATGGCGGCGTGATCGGCGGGGCGGTAGACATGATCTCCGCCGGAGACATCCGCTGGTGCACCAAGGACGCCTTCTTCTCGATCATGGAAACCAATATCGCCATGACAGCCGACGTCGGCACCTTCCCACGGCTGCAACGTTACATCCCCGAAGGCTGGGCCAAGCAGATGGCCTATACCGGCATGCGCCTGCCCGCCGCCAAGGCGAAGGAGATCGGCCTCGTCAATGACGTGTTCGACACGCACGAAGAGATGATGGACGCCGTGATGGGCGTCGCCCGCGAGATCGCCGCCAACAGCCCGCTGGCGGTCACCGGCTGCAAGGTGCTGATCAATTACGGCCGCGACCACAGCACCGCCGACACGCTGGACTATATCGGCGTGTGGAACGCCGCGATGTTCCCGCCGCCGCACATGGCCGAGGCCTTCAAAGCCCGGATGGAGAAGCGCGAGGCGGACTATCCGGACCTGTCGGAACTGCGCGATACGGCGATGTAA
- a CDS encoding DUF2971 domain-containing protein yields the protein MSAKIDSSVQLFRYRPISEYLWHELEMAQIYASSVEALNDPFDCQFDPMPIVQRAIGSTASTKRKTDLELIRASFKELDPRSKSPGVCCFTLNLDSQLMWSHYAQNHTGVCLLYEFPSTYISDFYPAEVDGFFQVGLARVQYGDDAYFSWLTGDNLNDPIIGNPVLSAAAKTLMLKAQCWEYEQEVRLIMSKPGLVQLEHAHLKQVTFGLRTAPRHIDLIKRTVSRLNSETRFSQSVVDPSSDYKLDFNLID from the coding sequence ATGTCCGCAAAAATTGATTCTTCCGTTCAACTATTCCGATACAGGCCAATATCTGAATACCTCTGGCACGAATTGGAGATGGCTCAAATTTACGCCAGCTCTGTCGAAGCCTTGAACGACCCCTTCGATTGTCAGTTCGACCCGATGCCAATAGTGCAGCGAGCGATCGGTTCTACGGCCTCGACTAAGCGGAAGACTGATCTAGAGCTAATTCGTGCAAGCTTCAAAGAGCTAGATCCACGTTCCAAAAGTCCAGGAGTCTGCTGCTTTACGCTCAACTTGGACAGTCAACTTATGTGGTCACATTATGCCCAAAATCATACCGGTGTATGCTTGTTGTATGAATTTCCAAGCACGTACATTTCAGACTTTTATCCAGCTGAAGTTGATGGTTTTTTTCAAGTTGGCCTGGCACGGGTCCAGTATGGAGACGATGCCTATTTTAGTTGGCTGACTGGAGATAACCTCAATGATCCTATAATCGGGAATCCGGTGCTCAGTGCTGCTGCCAAAACGCTCATGCTGAAAGCTCAATGTTGGGAGTATGAGCAAGAAGTGCGATTGATTATGAGCAAGCCTGGACTGGTGCAGTTGGAGCACGCTCACTTAAAGCAAGTAACATTTGGCCTGCGGACCGCTCCAAGACATATTGATCTAATCAAGAGGACAGTCAGTAGGCTGAACTCGGAAACCCGTTTTTCTCAGAGCGTGGTTGACCCAAGTTCAGACTACAAGCTGGACTTCAATTTAATTGATTGA